A DNA window from Chryseobacterium scophthalmum contains the following coding sequences:
- a CDS encoding DUF4271 domain-containing protein, producing MPLLQTFKNEVRIPENNDWVVFILIGCLFLYIFMMNVIEREANLKDFLLQKYYDSSNNLPSWMITSLVTALSLSVLVSQYIPIVPKYIADFQPFGYQLNKIGYTLIIISLFYFIRTALGFLFYQAIGDGKKWSIFYFTSTKFHFILSVLLIILCVTHYYFPIDRNSAFIYYIYFFSFVFIFKVFFYLFHRNNILPQKWYYKFLYICTLQIAPLLMLWKLLFI from the coding sequence TTGCCATTATTACAAACTTTCAAAAACGAAGTAAGAATACCTGAAAATAATGATTGGGTAGTTTTTATCCTTATCGGCTGCCTTTTTCTGTACATTTTTATGATGAATGTGATAGAGCGTGAAGCCAATCTTAAAGATTTTCTTCTGCAGAAATATTATGACTCCAGCAATAATCTTCCAAGTTGGATGATTACATCGCTTGTTACTGCTTTAAGTTTAAGCGTTCTGGTTTCTCAATACATACCGATTGTCCCAAAATATATTGCCGACTTTCAGCCTTTTGGCTATCAACTTAATAAAATAGGATATACTTTAATAATTATTTCACTTTTTTATTTCATCAGAACTGCATTGGGCTTTTTATTTTACCAAGCGATAGGTGACGGCAAAAAATGGAGTATTTTTTATTTTACCTCCACAAAATTCCACTTCATTCTTTCAGTTTTACTGATTATTTTGTGTGTAACCCACTACTATTTCCCGATAGACAGAAATAGCGCATTTATTTATTATATTTATTTTTTCTCTTTTGTCTTCATTTTCAAGGTGTTTTTCTATTTGTTTCACAGAAACAACATCTTACCCCAGAAATGGTATTATAAATTTTTGTATATTTGCACCCTCCAAATTGCACCGCTGTTGATGCTTTGGAAGTTATTATTTATTTAA
- a CDS encoding DUF4296 domain-containing protein produces the protein MKKLIFFFVLLSLFSCNEYIDKPKNLVGKTKMSEIIADLAINDQVVFLYPKTNLESGTRFILKNHQVKTEDFLESYRYYIVKQKMKGIVEDAQKIIIEKDPKSEKTIRGDIRLKNTELPKLERQ, from the coding sequence ATGAAAAAGCTGATTTTCTTTTTTGTTTTATTGAGTTTATTTTCATGTAATGAATATATAGATAAACCGAAAAATCTTGTTGGGAAAACTAAGATGTCAGAAATTATTGCCGATTTGGCGATTAATGATCAGGTAGTTTTTCTATATCCTAAGACAAACTTAGAAAGCGGAACAAGATTTATTCTGAAAAATCATCAGGTGAAAACTGAAGATTTTCTTGAAAGCTACCGTTATTATATTGTAAAGCAAAAAATGAAGGGGATTGTAGAAGATGCCCAGAAAATTATTATAGAAAAAGACCCGAAGTCTGAAAAGACAATAAGAGGTGATATTCGATTGAAAAATACGGAATTACCAAAGTTAGAAAGGCAATAA
- a CDS encoding SRPBCC family protein gives MSSKIVFNQDFHTKSIYVMKVYSAEVSEVWEYFTKPELLDLWWAPKPWKCETEKLNFEEGGVWLYSMNGPEGEKIFSLVKYGEINEHRSFDGIDAFCDENGNVDARFPQTQWLIGFTGTDEGTKVSVNIHFKSEDDMKKQLEMGFEEGFKMGLNQLEEIFNNLKS, from the coding sequence ATGAGCTCAAAAATTGTTTTTAATCAAGATTTTCATACAAAAAGTATTTATGTGATGAAGGTCTATTCTGCCGAAGTATCGGAAGTATGGGAGTATTTTACAAAACCAGAATTGCTGGATTTGTGGTGGGCTCCAAAACCCTGGAAATGTGAAACCGAGAAATTAAATTTTGAAGAAGGTGGCGTTTGGCTATATTCGATGAACGGACCAGAAGGAGAGAAAATATTTTCTCTTGTAAAATACGGAGAGATTAATGAACATCGGAGTTTTGATGGAATTGATGCGTTTTGTGATGAAAACGGAAATGTTGATGCAAGATTTCCACAAACTCAATGGCTGATTGGTTTTACGGGAACTGATGAAGGTACAAAGGTTTCTGTGAATATCCATTTTAAGTCGGAGGATGATATGAAAAAACAACTGGAAATGGGATTTGAAGAAGGTTTTAAAATGGGTTTAAACCAGTTGGAAGAGATTTTTAATAATTTGAAAAGTTAA
- a CDS encoding uroporphyrinogen-III synthase: protein MRIKSILVSQPAPSESSPYLEIAKKEKIKIDFRPFIHVAGVDNKELRTQKIDLTQHTGIIFTSKNAIDHYFRLAEELRFAVPDTMRYICQSEAIANYLQKHIVYRKRKISFGEKNFADLLPLFKKFPSEKYLLPSSDVLSPDIPKTLDAANIEWTRAIMYRTVCSDLTDININDYDMLIFFSPQGIKSLQQNFPDFKQEDTKIGVFGPTTSAAAEDAGLKIDLMAPTKETPSMTMALEKYIKSLHK, encoded by the coding sequence ATGAGAATAAAGTCAATATTGGTTTCTCAACCAGCGCCTAGTGAGTCTTCTCCATATTTGGAAATTGCAAAGAAGGAAAAAATAAAGATTGACTTCCGCCCTTTTATCCACGTCGCAGGAGTAGACAATAAAGAACTGAGAACACAAAAGATTGATCTTACGCAGCATACCGGTATTATTTTTACCAGTAAAAATGCGATAGACCACTATTTCAGACTTGCTGAAGAATTAAGGTTTGCCGTACCAGACACAATGCGATACATTTGTCAGTCTGAGGCGATTGCCAATTATTTACAGAAGCATATTGTATATAGGAAAAGAAAGATCAGTTTTGGTGAAAAGAACTTTGCAGATCTTTTACCACTTTTCAAGAAGTTTCCTTCCGAGAAGTACTTATTGCCTTCTTCGGATGTTTTGAGCCCGGATATTCCAAAAACTTTGGATGCGGCCAACATCGAATGGACGAGAGCAATTATGTACAGAACGGTTTGCAGTGATTTAACAGACATCAACATTAACGATTATGATATGTTGATTTTCTTCAGTCCGCAAGGAATAAAATCTCTACAGCAAAACTTCCCCGATTTCAAACAGGAAGATACCAAAATAGGAGTTTTCGGACCTACTACTTCAGCGGCAGCAGAAGATGCAGGTTTAAAAATAGACTTAATGGCTCCAACAAAAGAAACGCCTTCTATGACTATGGCTCTTGAAAAATACATCAAAAGCCTACACAAATAG
- a CDS encoding S9 family peptidase, which translates to MKAPTAKKIEKVLEIHGDRRIDNYFWLNEKENPEVTQYLEEENAYADFIMKDSEEFQEELFEEMKARYKKDDESLPYFFNEYWYIVRYEEGKEYPIFCRKYKTLENEEEIVLDVNILAEGEEFFEVANVAVSPNNKLASFSSDNVGRRIYTLNFKDLKTNEILADKIENTTGKAVWANDNEHVFYIIKDESLRAYKVYRHKLGTDTSEDVLIFHEEDETFDVNVFKTKSMEYIFMASSSTISDEHHFIPANNVFAEWKVIQPRIDDLEYSVEHYEDEFYIITNADDATNFKIVKAKIDNCGMENWVDVIPHREEVLLEGFEIFKNYLILEEREDGLLQIKIIDEKTQESYYLPFSDPTYTAYIGTNLEFDTEVLRYGYTSLTQPNSTYEYNLKEKTTKLLKRQEVLGGKFFPENYISERIWADSRDGEEQIPISLVYHKDTKKSADTPVLLYGYGSYGHTVDASFSNVRLSILDRGFIYAIAHIRGGEYLGREWYEDGKMLFKKNTFFDFIDAGKHLIKENYTSSKHLYAMGGSAGGLLVGAVMNYEPTLFNGIVAQVPFVDVVSTMLDETIPLTTGEYDEWGNPNDEEYYHYMKEYSPYDNVEAKDYPHTLITTGFHDSQVQYWEPAKWTAKLRELKTDNNLLVFKTDMSSGHGGASGRFESLKEDALEYAFLLKIDGM; encoded by the coding sequence ATGAAAGCTCCCACGGCAAAAAAAATAGAAAAAGTACTCGAAATACACGGTGACAGAAGAATTGACAACTATTTCTGGCTGAATGAAAAAGAAAATCCCGAGGTTACACAATATCTTGAAGAAGAAAATGCCTATGCGGACTTTATAATGAAAGATTCTGAGGAATTTCAGGAAGAGCTTTTCGAGGAAATGAAAGCCCGTTATAAAAAAGATGATGAATCTTTGCCTTATTTCTTTAATGAATATTGGTATATCGTGCGCTATGAAGAAGGAAAAGAGTACCCGATTTTCTGCCGTAAATATAAAACCCTCGAAAACGAAGAGGAAATTGTTCTCGATGTTAACATTCTTGCAGAAGGTGAAGAGTTTTTTGAAGTTGCCAATGTTGCGGTAAGCCCGAATAACAAATTAGCATCATTTTCATCAGACAATGTTGGGAGAAGAATTTACACTTTAAATTTTAAGGATTTAAAAACCAATGAAATTCTTGCTGATAAAATTGAAAATACAACAGGAAAAGCAGTTTGGGCAAATGATAACGAACATGTTTTCTACATCATAAAAGATGAAAGTTTAAGAGCTTATAAAGTTTACAGACATAAATTAGGAACCGACACTTCTGAAGATGTTTTAATTTTCCATGAAGAAGATGAAACTTTTGATGTAAATGTTTTCAAGACAAAGTCTATGGAATATATTTTCATGGCGAGCTCGAGTACGATTTCAGATGAGCATCATTTTATTCCGGCAAATAATGTTTTTGCAGAATGGAAAGTTATTCAGCCAAGAATTGATGATCTGGAATATTCGGTAGAACATTATGAAGACGAGTTTTACATTATTACCAATGCAGATGATGCTACCAATTTTAAAATTGTAAAAGCGAAAATCGACAATTGCGGAATGGAAAACTGGGTAGATGTTATTCCGCACCGTGAAGAAGTCTTACTGGAAGGATTTGAAATTTTTAAAAATTATCTCATTCTTGAAGAAAGAGAGGACGGTTTATTGCAAATAAAGATCATCGACGAAAAAACTCAGGAATCATATTATTTACCTTTTTCAGATCCTACATACACCGCATATATTGGAACAAATCTAGAATTTGACACAGAAGTTTTGCGTTATGGCTATACTTCTTTAACACAGCCAAACTCGACTTACGAATATAATTTAAAAGAAAAAACCACCAAGCTTCTGAAACGACAAGAAGTTTTGGGTGGAAAGTTTTTCCCTGAAAATTATATTTCTGAAAGAATTTGGGCAGACTCAAGAGATGGCGAAGAACAAATTCCGATTTCTTTGGTTTATCATAAAGACACTAAAAAATCTGCGGACACTCCGGTTCTTTTGTATGGTTACGGAAGTTATGGTCACACAGTTGATGCAAGTTTTTCAAATGTGAGATTATCAATTCTAGACCGAGGATTTATTTATGCAATTGCTCATATTCGTGGTGGAGAATATCTTGGAAGAGAATGGTATGAAGATGGAAAAATGCTGTTTAAGAAAAATACATTCTTCGATTTTATTGATGCCGGGAAACATTTAATTAAAGAAAATTACACTTCTTCAAAGCATTTGTATGCAATGGGCGGAAGCGCAGGAGGATTATTAGTGGGAGCTGTAATGAATTACGAACCTACTCTATTCAACGGAATTGTAGCACAGGTTCCTTTTGTAGATGTAGTTTCTACGATGTTGGACGAAACCATTCCTCTGACAACCGGGGAATATGACGAATGGGGAAATCCGAATGACGAAGAATATTATCATTATATGAAAGAATATTCGCCATATGATAATGTTGAAGCAAAAGATTATCCGCACACATTGATTACGACTGGTTTCCACGATTCTCAGGTACAATATTGGGAACCTGCAAAATGGACCGCAAAACTGAGAGAATTAAAAACTGACAATAACCTTCTAGTTTTCAAAACCGACATGAGTTCAGGACACGGTGGAGCAAGCGGAAGATTTGAATCATTAAAAGAAGATGCGCTGGAATATGCATTTCTTCTAAAGATTGACGGTATGTAA
- a CDS encoding polyprenol monophosphomannose synthase yields MKKLVIIPTYNEKENIENIISAVFALEEEFHVLVVDDSSPDKTADIVKELQKKFPHTLHLSIRHIKDGLGKAYIHGFKWALQNNYDYIFEMDADFSHDPKDLPKLFEACKNADMAVGSRYSKGVNVVNWPMGRVLLSYFASKYVRFILGLPIHDTTAGFVCFSRKVLEEIGLDNVRLKGYGFQIEMKFRAFKKGFKIVEVPIIFTNRILGESKMNGGIIHEAVFGVLNLKWKSIINRL; encoded by the coding sequence ATGAAAAAACTCGTCATAATTCCGACCTATAACGAAAAGGAGAATATAGAAAATATAATTTCCGCTGTTTTTGCATTGGAAGAAGAGTTTCACGTCTTGGTCGTAGACGATTCTTCGCCAGATAAAACGGCAGACATCGTAAAAGAACTTCAAAAAAAGTTTCCACATACGCTTCATCTTTCCATAAGACATATTAAAGACGGCTTAGGAAAGGCATATATTCATGGTTTTAAATGGGCACTTCAAAACAATTATGATTACATTTTTGAAATGGATGCCGATTTTTCTCATGATCCGAAAGATTTACCAAAACTTTTTGAAGCCTGCAAAAATGCAGATATGGCAGTCGGTTCGCGTTATTCTAAAGGAGTAAATGTTGTGAATTGGCCAATGGGAAGAGTTTTGCTTTCTTATTTTGCTTCAAAATATGTGAGATTTATTTTAGGCCTTCCAATTCATGATACAACGGCAGGTTTTGTATGTTTTTCAAGAAAAGTTTTAGAAGAAATCGGTCTGGATAATGTAAGATTGAAGGGGTATGGCTTTCAGATTGAAATGAAATTCAGAGCTTTCAAAAAAGGGTTCAAAATTGTAGAAGTTCCGATTATTTTTACCAACAGAATTTTGGGTGAAAGTAAAATGAATGGCGGAATTATACATGAAGCTGTTTTTGGTGTTTTAAATTTAAAGTGGAAATCAATTATCAACAGGTTATGA